The following proteins come from a genomic window of Trifolium pratense cultivar HEN17-A07 linkage group LG4, ARS_RC_1.1, whole genome shotgun sequence:
- the LOC123920152 gene encoding probable rhamnogalacturonate lyase C isoform X2: MLSNSSGFYSYAIFEHLKEWPAFNIPQIRIVYKLRKDKFHYMAVADDRQRLMPLPDDRLPGRGEELVPPEAVLLVNPVEPEFTGEVDDKYQYSSENINLKVHGWISTESETNPATGFWVIIPSNEFRSGGLVKQNLTSHVGPISLAMFLSAHYAGEDIVLKLQPNEPWKKVFGPTFVYLNTLLDGNEDPLELWEDAKYQMNKEVQSWPYDFPASDDFQKPNQRGSVCGTLLVRDRCVSDECIIAQGAYIGLAPPGDVGSWQRECKGYQFWTKANKEGYFLINNIRSGDYNLYAWVPGFIGEYWNNGVLKITSGCEINLGDIIYEPPRDGPTLWEIGIPDRSAAEFYVPDPNPKFINKLFIDHPDKFRQFGLWERYAELYPDEDLIYTVGISDYTKDWFYAQVTRKKYDGSYQGTTWQIKFNLDDVEANRIYKLRLALASANVSELQVRVNDLKQDPPLFTTGVIGKDNAIARHGIHGLYWLFNIDVSSILLSQGDNTIFLTQAMATGPLALFQGIMYDYIRLEGPKYVSSH, from the exons ATGCTAAGCAATTCGTCAGGATTCTACTCTTATGCTATCTTTGAGCACCTGAAGGAGTGGCCAGCTTTTAACATACCTCAAATAAGGATTGTTTATAAGCTTCGTAAAGACAA GTTTCATTACATGGCTGTGGCGGATGATAGACAGAGGTTGATGCCTCTACCTGATGATCGATTACCCGGAAGAGGAGAAGAACTTGTTCCTCCAGAAGCTGTTTTGCTTGTTAATCCAGTTGAACCAGAGTTCACAGGAGAG GTTGATGACAAGTACCAATACTCAAGTGAGAACATAAACCTTAAGGTTCATGGATGGATAAGTACAGAATCTGAAACAAATCCAGCAACAGGGTTTTGGGTAATCATACCCAGCAATGAGTTTCGATCAGGTGGCCTTGTTAAACAGAATCTCACCTCTCATGTTGGCCCCATCAGTCTTGCA ATGTTTCTTAGTGCTCATTACGCAGGAGAGGATATAGTGCTTAAACTCCAGCCCAATGAGCCATGGAAGAAAGTTTTTGGGCCAACTTTTGTCTATCTTAACACCTTGTTGGATGGTAATGAGGATCCACTAGAGCTTTGGGAGGACGCCAAATACCAG ATGAACAAGGAAGTACAAAGTTGGCCCTATGATTTTCCAGCTTCAGATGATTTTCAAAAGCCAAACCAACGTGGCAGCGTTTGTGGCACATTACTAGTTCGTGACAG GTGTGTAAGTGACGAGTGCATAATAGCTCAAGGTGCATACATAGGATTGGCACCACCAGGAGATGTTGGATCTTGGCAAAGAGAATGCAAG GGATACCAATTTTGGACCAAAGCAAACAAGGAAGGCTActttttaatcaataatataagGAGTGGAGATTACAATCTATATGCATGGGTTCCAGGTTTTAttggagaatattggaacaaTGGAGTCCTCAAAATAACCTCAG GTTGTGAAATAAACCTTGGTGACATAATTTATGAGCCTCCAAGAGATGGTCCAACATTATGGGAGATTGGAATTCCTGATCGCTCTGCTGCTGAGTTCTATGTTCCAGATCCTAATCCAAAATTCATAAACAAGCTTTTTATTGACCATCCAGATAA GTTTAGGCAATTTGGCTTGTGGGAAAGATATGCAGAGTTATACCCAGATGAAGATTTGATTTATACCGTTGGTATTAGTGATTACACAAAAGATTGGTTTTATGCCCAGGTCACCAG GAAGAAATATGATGGCAGTTATCAAGGAACTACATGGCAAATTAAGTTCAACCTAGATGATGTGGAAGCAAATAGAATCTATAAATTGCGATTGGCTCTTGCAAGTGCAAATGTCTCTGAGTTACAA GTTAGAGTAAATGATTTGAAACAAGATCCTCCACTATTTACTACGGGTGTGATTGGAAAGGACAATGCAATAGCTAGACATGGAATTCATGGACTCTATTGGCTCTTCAACATTGATGTGTCAAGTATTTTGCTATCCCAAGGAGATAATACTATATTTTTAACACAAGCTATGGCTACTGGCCCCTTGGCTCTCTTTCAAGGAATAATGTATGACTATATTCGTTTAGAAGGCCCCAAATATGTTTCTTCCCATTAA
- the LOC123920152 gene encoding probable rhamnogalacturonate lyase C isoform X1 yields MSSQVVQLHVKKNHVVLDNGILQVYLSNPDGFVTRIQYNGIDNLLEALNEKNNRGYWDLVWSEAGSTGTTGTSERVVGTSFKVIMETEEQVEISFTRIWDQSLKGKQSALNIDKRYVMLSNSSGFYSYAIFEHLKEWPAFNIPQIRIVYKLRKDKFHYMAVADDRQRLMPLPDDRLPGRGEELVPPEAVLLVNPVEPEFTGEVDDKYQYSSENINLKVHGWISTESETNPATGFWVIIPSNEFRSGGLVKQNLTSHVGPISLAMFLSAHYAGEDIVLKLQPNEPWKKVFGPTFVYLNTLLDGNEDPLELWEDAKYQMNKEVQSWPYDFPASDDFQKPNQRGSVCGTLLVRDRCVSDECIIAQGAYIGLAPPGDVGSWQRECKGYQFWTKANKEGYFLINNIRSGDYNLYAWVPGFIGEYWNNGVLKITSGCEINLGDIIYEPPRDGPTLWEIGIPDRSAAEFYVPDPNPKFINKLFIDHPDKFRQFGLWERYAELYPDEDLIYTVGISDYTKDWFYAQVTRKKYDGSYQGTTWQIKFNLDDVEANRIYKLRLALASANVSELQVRVNDLKQDPPLFTTGVIGKDNAIARHGIHGLYWLFNIDVSSILLSQGDNTIFLTQAMATGPLALFQGIMYDYIRLEGPKYVSSH; encoded by the exons ATGTCCTCACAAGTAGTGCAGTTGcatgtcaaaaaaaatcat GTAGTTTTGGACAATGGTATACTACAAGTGTATTTATCAAATCCAGATGGATTTGTGACTAGAATACAATATAATGGCATTGATAATCTGCTTGAAGCTCTTAATGAAAAGAATAATCGAGG GTATTGGGATCTTGTTTGGAGTGAAGCAGGAAGCACCGGAACAACCGGAACATCCGAGCG GGTTGTGGGAACAAGTTTTAAGGTTATAATGGAAACAGAGGAACAAGTTGAAATCTCATTTACAAGAATATGGGATCAATCTCTAAAGGGAAAGCAATCAGCTCTAAATATAGACAAAAG GTATGTGATGCTAAGCAATTCGTCAGGATTCTACTCTTATGCTATCTTTGAGCACCTGAAGGAGTGGCCAGCTTTTAACATACCTCAAATAAGGATTGTTTATAAGCTTCGTAAAGACAA GTTTCATTACATGGCTGTGGCGGATGATAGACAGAGGTTGATGCCTCTACCTGATGATCGATTACCCGGAAGAGGAGAAGAACTTGTTCCTCCAGAAGCTGTTTTGCTTGTTAATCCAGTTGAACCAGAGTTCACAGGAGAG GTTGATGACAAGTACCAATACTCAAGTGAGAACATAAACCTTAAGGTTCATGGATGGATAAGTACAGAATCTGAAACAAATCCAGCAACAGGGTTTTGGGTAATCATACCCAGCAATGAGTTTCGATCAGGTGGCCTTGTTAAACAGAATCTCACCTCTCATGTTGGCCCCATCAGTCTTGCA ATGTTTCTTAGTGCTCATTACGCAGGAGAGGATATAGTGCTTAAACTCCAGCCCAATGAGCCATGGAAGAAAGTTTTTGGGCCAACTTTTGTCTATCTTAACACCTTGTTGGATGGTAATGAGGATCCACTAGAGCTTTGGGAGGACGCCAAATACCAG ATGAACAAGGAAGTACAAAGTTGGCCCTATGATTTTCCAGCTTCAGATGATTTTCAAAAGCCAAACCAACGTGGCAGCGTTTGTGGCACATTACTAGTTCGTGACAG GTGTGTAAGTGACGAGTGCATAATAGCTCAAGGTGCATACATAGGATTGGCACCACCAGGAGATGTTGGATCTTGGCAAAGAGAATGCAAG GGATACCAATTTTGGACCAAAGCAAACAAGGAAGGCTActttttaatcaataatataagGAGTGGAGATTACAATCTATATGCATGGGTTCCAGGTTTTAttggagaatattggaacaaTGGAGTCCTCAAAATAACCTCAG GTTGTGAAATAAACCTTGGTGACATAATTTATGAGCCTCCAAGAGATGGTCCAACATTATGGGAGATTGGAATTCCTGATCGCTCTGCTGCTGAGTTCTATGTTCCAGATCCTAATCCAAAATTCATAAACAAGCTTTTTATTGACCATCCAGATAA GTTTAGGCAATTTGGCTTGTGGGAAAGATATGCAGAGTTATACCCAGATGAAGATTTGATTTATACCGTTGGTATTAGTGATTACACAAAAGATTGGTTTTATGCCCAGGTCACCAG GAAGAAATATGATGGCAGTTATCAAGGAACTACATGGCAAATTAAGTTCAACCTAGATGATGTGGAAGCAAATAGAATCTATAAATTGCGATTGGCTCTTGCAAGTGCAAATGTCTCTGAGTTACAA GTTAGAGTAAATGATTTGAAACAAGATCCTCCACTATTTACTACGGGTGTGATTGGAAAGGACAATGCAATAGCTAGACATGGAATTCATGGACTCTATTGGCTCTTCAACATTGATGTGTCAAGTATTTTGCTATCCCAAGGAGATAATACTATATTTTTAACACAAGCTATGGCTACTGGCCCCTTGGCTCTCTTTCAAGGAATAATGTATGACTATATTCGTTTAGAAGGCCCCAAATATGTTTCTTCCCATTAA
- the LOC123920153 gene encoding TRAF-type zinc finger domain-containing protein 1-like, whose translation MEAALDQATSTCSHCDRAIPIANVDLHNAHCSRNLQKCKVCGDMVPKKNAEDHYLTTHAPVSCSLCSETIDRDIIDIHKGENCPKRIVTCDFCEFPLPAVDLAEHQEVCGNRTELCHLCNKYVRLRERYTHEARCNGIQDSAVGSSRNVREAERDEGVQRRRPQNEFSTKRLLFSIAITGIAVILGSIFLQRKADPSEMH comes from the exons ATGGAAGCTGCGTTGGATCAAGCTACTAGTACATGTTCTCACTG TGATCGAGCTATCCCTATTGCAAATGTTGACTTGCATAATGCTCATTGCTCAAGGAACCTTCAAAAATGCAAAGTTTGTGGTGATATGGTTCCTAAAAAAAATGCTGAGGATCATTATTTAACCACTCATGCGCCG GTTTCCTGTTCATTGTGCAGTGAGACAATAGATCGTGATATCATAGATATCCATAAAGGTGAAAATTGCCCTAAAAGGATTGTCACTTGTGACTTCTGTGAATTCCCATTGCCAGCTGTTGACCTAGCTGAGCATCAG GAAGTATGCGGGAATCGAACAGAACTGTGTCACCTTTGTAACAAATATGTTAGACTTCGTGAAAGATACACTCATGAAGCTAGGTGCAATGGGATTCAAGATAGCGCTGTTGGCTCTTCAAG GAATGTGAGGGAGGCTGAAAGAGACGAAGGTGTTCAACGAAGGCGGCCGCAGAACGAGTTCTCAACTAAACGTCTTCTTTTCTCGATAGCCATCACTGGTATTGCTGTTATACTTGGATCTATTTTCCTACAAAGGAAAGCAGATCCCAGTGAGATGCATTAG